The sequence GAGCCTCAtacatttatactgtaaatacattattggaaatgcaatttttttggttgtttttacagACTGAGGTACGAGTAAAATGTGacccaaaaccagtcataagtgtaaattttttatctgaaagatgaataaataagctttccattgatgtatggtttgttaggataggacaatatttggcagagattcAACTATTTttatatctggaatctgagggtgcaaaaagtctaaatactgagaaaattgctctctctctctctctctctctataataatctctctctctctctctctctctctctctctatatatatatatatatatatgtactgtatatatatgtatatgtatgtatatatgtatatatatatattattatatatatatatatatatatatatataaattattatatttatgataggaaatttacaaagcatctttacagaaaattacttttacttaatatcctaatgatttttggcacaatacaatgtattgttggctattgctacaaatatactcgtgacttatgactggttttgtggtccagggtcacaaatgattattttactttttaactcatttaaaaccttatttattattttagcacCACTAATCATTTATCCAAAATAACAGACAGGAAATATGAGCAATTGACAACAATTTAATCTGTAAAGGACATTTTGGATGACACGGTTGAATTATTCCTTCTTGTAGtccagtttctttttttattttatttttttttgcattgaacagGGAAAAATAGCATTTAAACTAGAGTTGATCTAGATCTAGAGTTGACTGATTGTAAGTGTGCAGCATGTGCTGATTCAATGATTAGTAAACATAGACACACATGCCTGACACTACATCTCACATCAGCAGAATATCTACACACCTAAGACAGCAAATGGCACGACtgcatgctgtaaaaaaaaaagataccaaCAATATCTATACTTTGGATTCACGCATAACAAAAGAAAAGATATACAGACATCTCTGTTGAGAGAAAGCCGTGAGGCAGAAGACGACGTCTATAAGTTCTTATCAAATCTGCAAggaatgattttattaaataagacTGCAACCGCTAGAGCAGGAAATCCGAAATGAATTGTGAGAGACGTGaggtaatcatttaaaaataaatctcaacCTAAACGAGGCCTAAATATATGGAAAAATTCTACACTATGTAGAAACCATGAATTATAAAAgcacaatttacaataaggtttaatttgttaCTTACTTTCACAGCACATCTTGATTAATGTTCATTTCTACACATACAAATAcatgtttataaattatatatttatatttaaattataaatgtacaaaTCTAAATGATAAAACTCATAActgttatacattataaatataatatttagcataaatattatatttaatattattaaccaTGATATTAATGTATGTTGTATTCCaaaatgttgtattaaaaaaaaaaaaaaaggtttttgttattagtttataatattaatgcacTAATGTTAGAAAATTAAACCTTAGTGTAAAGTGAgttaccaaaaagaaaaaaaaaaatttctgaatcACATCACTATATAAAGTAGTGAACATGTCCATTTATAACAGTTGAATAACCAAGATGCTTAACTACTTGCCTGATAAATTTTCATGTTCCAGCACACACGCCCCACATCCAACAAAAATATTGCAAaggaaaaatatgtatatatggcATTGCCCCCTTGTATGCAGTGGGACAGCTGTTGTTCAGGAATATTAGAAACACAAACACTTACTCGACCTGATAAATCAAGCACTAGAGTACTGCACAATTATGCTGATAGAAGCTCCAACTCCATAAACCAGATTCACCTTCTCTCTTAAAGCAGTTTAAACAGCTTGTGAATACAAAAATCTGGCTGTGGGTCAGTGTTAAAGGCCATCTGAATTCGGAGTCTCCTCTCATCTCACTTGTCTTGGCCTTTTTCTTCAGCGCCGCGTCTCTCTCGTCTCGCACTGCATTCTGTGCATTCCCCGCCTTCATCTCCCCCGtgctcttcctcatcctcctcgtGAATAATCTCCAACTCCAGGCGGCCGATGTAGAGCGATACCGCACACAGCCAGAAGAGGGCTGCGACGGACACCAGGCCCGCATGGAGCAGCACAGTCAGCCGAGAGAGAAGCATGATCCTCCTCAGGGTCAGAAGACTGGTCACATATGACGCTCCGCCGAACGATATGCACACTCCACCCAGGATGAAGAACACTGGGggaggaaaggaaaaaaactgttcaaaacaggactattatgatttaaaagaaaaaccgACGGACTGAGTGGAAAATGATATAGTACCATGTCCGGCCTCTCGGCCCACTTCACTCTGCGCAAATGCAATAACGCCGATTCCTGTTGCCAGGAGACCATTCCGGAACCAAGACAAAaatcctgcaaaaaaataaataaataaaaattgctttaGGTAAAAGGCTTATTTGCCTATAGATGCAAAGTACTTAACTGCAGGAAATATGCTATTTAagcatcaaaatgttttttaagcatcatttaatatttttgtatggaGCACAACAGTCCATTCCAGATATAAAAAAACCCTTTCAATTTCTTTGTAGgggactttatttttaatgatatcttGTAAGCATGTGTGAGCTATGAGGTTATTAAtcttttgtttacatatgtacatatgtacatattCACACAGTATATATGCTTATTTTGTAATAAttcgttttatatatatttataataaccccttttagcagttttatgtttattcataatttttattttgattgcatcattcacaatgcttcatgggattgtagtttttTCCTTCAATAGTTAAGTACACTGTTTTCaacctttgtctttttgtctagttttcttttcttttcttctctgttcttttcttttcttttttttaattttaaatcaatcatTTCAAAGTTTGTCATTTTGAGATTCACcttgtagctggttggtttggttcatggtttTTAACTGTTGCACTTTATTACAAAACCATGAATTTCaggtgttaaaggattagttcaccaaaaaattagtGTTcttgcatcatttactcacactcatgtcccAAACCCTTATAACTTTTATCAGTCAACACAAATTGAAAAtgctaaataatgtttttgcttATTCCCAATAAATTACATCAAACTAAAGATTGCATGCTTCAAAAGGACcccaaaacaccataaaagtaaaataatatcaGTCTAAATGAATTGTGcaatttatttcaagtattacATCATACGAGAACTTTGAGTAATAGACTgaaatgtcattaattattcactgGTAATCTTGACTGAATAATACAGACCAGTTTGAAATGAATTAgactgaaataaatcaaacaataattaaaactgGACTCTGaataatgattcattcacaaattgtacacaaactgatcttgaaaaagcTTTCAGATTTTTAGCTTGTTCTTTAAATAAAGGTACAATACATTTGGGCTTATGatactttatgtatgtatgtatgtatttatttatttagagcttGACAGTTCTACTACTTTTCACTATATTTATAGCAgacaaaatattgcattaaaagtaagaaaaaaacaacaacaacaacagaaaaacacagtcatagtttggaaagacatggatgtgagtaaatgatgacaggattttctaTATGTCAATAGGCCTAATTCGTGTTTCATTAATGCTGGACAAATGACCTCACCTGTTTCATGAGATTTCCGCAGcatctacaaaataaaataaactagtaTAAGGGTCTACAAACAGATTATTTGGcagtaaactaaatgaaaataaaaacatgaaaaaattatttacagtacTACCATTATTATTAGTAACAGTATTATTGACATGCAGTTTTATAAAAGGGTAATGCCATGAATTTCGGACACATATTATTTAGGCGTATAATACATAATTGTGTACAAGTACCATTGTAGAATCACATTCATTGGAATACAATGTTAATAAAACAGTTTATAAATATAGTAATCATATGACAACATAAAATACCACTAAGTGTACCACAGTAACACCAGTACTTTTCGTAATTAGTGTAATATGGTGggatgacctcccgatctcaattcgaacagctgagtctttactcattttcaaaaaacatctaaacactcatctttttcgccagcacttaaccaagtaatactagtacttaccttttcttttcttgtctatcatattcttaaaataaataaataaataaataaataaaccctggctacgtgttctgtactagactaactgggactcgtcatggcacttgtataccgttgttgttctcttgttgatctgattgcttctattgttctcattagtaagtcgctttggataaaagcgtctgctaaatgattaaatgtaaatgtaatataaaaaggAGCAATTGTAAATTAACAAATACAGTAATACTCTGTGTCTGTGTTTACCAGCGCATCATCTCTGTTTAGCTCAGTGAAGTATTGTTATATACAGTAGTACTAATACTCTGTGTTTACCAGCGCATCACCTCTGTCTAGCTCAGTGAAGTAATGTTACACAGTAATACTCTGTGTCTGTTTACACCTCTGTCTAGCTCAGTGAAGTAATGTTATGTAATGTCTGTACCCACCGTAACCTCTGTCTAGCTCAGGGAAGTAATGTTACCACAGTAATACTCGGTGTTACCCAGCGCATCAGCTCTGTCTAGATAAGTGAAGTACTGTTATAAAGTAATACTCTGTGTCTGTTTACCAGCGCATCACCTCTGTCTAGCCCAGTGAAGTACTGTTATAAAGTAatactctgtgtttgtgtttaccaGCGCATCACCTCTGTCTAGATAAGTGAAGTACTGTTATAAAGTAATACTATGTGTCTGTTTACCAGCGCATCACCTCTGTCTAGATAAGTGAAGTACTGTTATAAAGTAATACTCTGTGTCTGTTTACCAGCACATCAGCTCTAGCTCAGTGAAGTACTGTTACACAGTAATACTCTGTGTCTGTTTACCAGCACATCAGCTCTGTTTAGCTCAGTGAAGTATTGTTATATAGTACTAATACTCTGTGTTTACCAGCGCATCACCTCTGTCTAGATAAGTGAAGTACTGTTATAAAGTAATACTATGTGTCTGTTTACCAGCGCATCACCTCTGTCTAGATAAGTGAAGTAGTGTTATAAAGTAATACTCTGTGTCTGTTTATCAGTGAATCAGCTCTGTCTAGCTCAGTGAAGTACTGTTACACAGTAATACTCTGTCTGTTTACCAGCGCATCAGCTCTGTCTAGATCAGTGAAGTACTGTTACACAGTAATACTCTGTTTACCAGGGCATCAGCTCAGTCTAGATAAGTGAAGTACTGTTATAAAGTAATACTCAGTGTCTGTTTACCAGCGCTTCAGCTCTGTCTAGCTCAGTGAAGTACTGTTACACAGTGATACTCAGTGTCTGTTTACCAGCGCTTCAGCACTGTCTAGCTCAGTGAAGTACTGTTACACAGTAATACTCGGTGTCTGTTTACCAGCGCTTCAGCTCTCTCTAGCTCAGTGAAGTACTGTTACACAGTAATACTCTGTCTGTTTACCAGCGCATCAGCTCTGTCTAGATCAGTGAAGTACTGTTACACAGTAATACTCTGTTTACCAGGGCATCAGCTCAGTCTAGATAAGTGAAGTACTGTTATAAAGTAATACTCAGTGTCTGTTTACCAGCGCTTCAGCTCTGTCTAGCTCAGTGAAGTACTGTTACACAGTGATACTCAGTGTATGTTTACCAGCGCTTCAGCACTGTCTAGCTCAGTGAAGTACTTTTACACAGTAATACTCGGTGTCTGTTTACCAGCGCATCAGCTCTGTCTAGCCCAGTGAAGTACTGTTACACAGTAATACTCAGTGTCTGTTTACCAGCGCATCAGCTCTGTCTAGCTCAGTGAAGTACTGTTATAAAGTAATACTCAGTGTCTGTTTACCAGCGCTTCAGCTCTGTCTAGCTCAGTGAAGTAATGTTACACAGTAATACTCTGTGTCTGTTTACCACCGCATCACCTCTGTCTAGCTCAGTGAAGTAATGTTACACAGTAATACTCGGTGTCTGTTTACCAGCGCATCAGCTCTGTCTAGATAAGTGAAGTACTGTTATAAAGTAATACTCTGTTTACCAGCGCATCAGCTCTGTCTAGCTCAGTGAAGTAATGTTACACAGTAATACTCGG is a genomic window of Cyprinus carpio isolate SPL01 chromosome B15, ASM1834038v1, whole genome shotgun sequence containing:
- the LOC109082867 gene encoding transmembrane protein 160-like, with the protein product MASISWLTCKRFSRLVRRPLLLQYVWAPARALHRESARRVAEKTPLNRSRSSPEQQYFTELDRADALMLRKSHETGFLSWFRNGLLATGIGVIAFAQSEVGREAGHVFFILGGVCISFGGASYVTSLLTLRRIMLLSRLTVLLHAGLVSVAALFWLCAVSLYIGRLELEIIHEEDEEEHGGDEGGECTECSARRERRGAEEKGQDK